Part of the Faecalibacterium duncaniae genome, AATTTCCTGCGGAAACGGTCATACAAAGGTGGTCATCCAAACGCCCAAAACCCGCACCTCCCGCCGGGAAATTCCAATCCCGAATCAGCTGCTTATTATGCTGAAAAAGCTGCGCGGAAAAGCCAGCAATGCTGCATGGTTCCTGTCCGGCAGCGAGTCCAAGCCAACCGAACCCCGCTGCTATCGGAAAAGCATCAAAGCGTATCTGAAGCAGGCGACCGTCCGGCAAGTACGTCCGCACGCGCTGCGACACACCTTTGCTACCACCTGTTTGCAGGCGGGGTGTGATGTAAAGACCCTCAGCGAATTGTTGGGACATGCCAACGCCAACATCACCTTGCAGCGCTATGTGCACTCTGACCTGACCCGAAAGCGCCGGGAGATGAACCGGATATTTTCACGTCAGGTGTCTATGAGGGGCAGAAAAGCGCTGAATCTGTTGGAATAACGCCAGATTTTGTCCATGGCCCTCCATTTTCCATGTGGAGGATACTTTTTTCTTTTTTGAGCAACCTTCTCCTTAACGCAAAAAGGCCCCTGCCCATCACATTTCTGTGAAAGGCAGAGGCCTTCTGTTGATAGATTTTAATGTTTCAGCATCCGGGCAACCGCTTCATCCGTCAAAGGCTTCCCGTTTTTGCTGAGAAACAGGTTCTTGTGGCGACTGGGGTATTCCTTTAAATAGGCATCCCGTAGGGTACGATACTTCATCAGCTGCTTGGACAGCGCAGGCGACTTTGGCACCACGCGTTCCTTGCTGCCCTTGCCATGCTTGACCAGAATATAGTCCGGTTTGATGTCTTCCGGCTCCATCAGGATCATCTCATTGCAGCGCATCCCGGTGTCGAACAGCAGCATAATGATGGTCTTATTCCTCACCGACAGGAAATCTGTCCCATCGTAAAATCGGATCATCCGCCTCATCTCATCCACTGTAAAGGTATCAATGATGGTTTTGGGCTGACGAAGAGGCTTCACCTTCTTGGCCGGGTTATCCCGTTCATCCAGATAGCCTTCGGTCACCAGATAATTGAACCAAGTCCGCCAGACTTTGAGCAGATCATTGATGTACCGTGGCGTGCTGCCCATGTCCTGCTTTTCCTTCATCAGATCCCGGATGTGGTGTGGCTTGACCTCCTCCAGTTCGGTGATCCGTCTCAATTCCAGAAAGTCCACCAGGAATCGTGTCGCTGCCCGGTAGTTGCGCAGGGAGCCTTTGGCAAGATGGCGGCATTCGCAGTCGTACAGAAATTCATCGCGGAGATCCTTCAAACACATAAAAAACACCCTTCCTCTCACGGAAACCCGCAAAAGGAAGGGTATTGAACTCGTTATCCTGTTGTCGTACCAATCACAGCATGTTCGTACCAGCAAAGCCGGTACCAGCCGTCATTCAGCACGGCACTTCAAGCACTTTTGAGCGTAGAGCTGTAATTAGCAGTTCTCAGCGAAGTACTTAATGGTACGGACCATCTGAGAGGTGTAGGAGTTCTCGTTGTCGTACCAGGACACGACCTGAACCTGATAGGTGTCGTCGTCGATCTTAGCGACCATGGTCTGGGTAGCGTCGAACAGAGAGCCGTAACGCATGCCGATGACATCGGAAGAAACGATCGGATCCTCGTTGTAGCCGAAGGACTCAGAGGTAGCAGCCTTCATAGCAGCATTGATGGACTCCTTGGTGACATCCTTGCCCTTGACAACGGCAACCAAGATGGTGGTAGAGCCGGTGGGAACGGGCACACGCTGAGCAGAGCCGATCAGCTTGCCGTTCAGCTCGGGGATGACCAGGCCGATAGCCTTAGCAGCGCCGGTGCTGTTGGGAACGATGTTCTGTGCGCCAGCACGAGCACGGCGCAGGTCGCCCTTGCGCTGAGGACCATCCAGGATCATCTGGTCGCCGGTGTAAGCATGAACAGTGGTCATGATGCCGGAAACGATGGGGTAGGTCTTGTTCAGGGTGTCAGCCATGGGAGCCAGGCAGTTGGTGGTGCAGGAAGCAGCAGAGATGACCTGATCCTCAGCGGTCAGGGTCTTCTCGTTGACGGAGAAGACGATGGTCTTCAGGTCGTTGCCTGCGGGAGCAGAGATAACGACCTTCTTTGCGCCAGCCTGGATGTGAGCCATGCTCTTCTCCTTGCTGGTGTAGAAGCCGGTGCACTCCAGAACGACATCAACGTTCAGCTCGCCCCAGGGAGCATCCTTTGCGTCCTTAACAGCATAGATCTTGATCTCCTTGCCGTCGACGATGATGGAATCCTCGGTAGCCTCGACAGTGTGCTTGCCTTCGCCGATCTTGCCGCAGAAGGAACCCTGAGCGGTATCGTACTTCAGCAGGTGAGCCAGCATCTTGGGGCTGGTCAGATCGTTGATTGCAACGACCTCGTAACCCTCAGCATCAAACATCTGACGGAAAGCCAGACGGCCAATACGACCAAAACCATTGATAGCAACTCTAACAGCCATGTTAATAGTACCTCCTAAATGTTCTTACCCTTTTATCGGATAATAATCACGGTATCTTTATTATAGACCAAATTGCGGAAACCTTCAAGTGCCCGCCAAAAAATTAACAAGGTAATTTCACACTTTTTTGTTTTTGAACGATTTTCACAGCTTTTATGGGAATCTTTTCAGCAATTCAACCAACGGCGTGTCGGGGTATTGCAGGCCTTCCGTCACTTCCTGCCACCCGCGCCACAGTGAAAAGCCCCAGCGCGCCGATGCAGCACATGCCAAAGCCAAACAGCACCTCGGGCAGGTCAGCTACCGTGATGCCGTGGAACAGCAGCACCAGCACCCGGGGCAGTTCCCAGCAGAAGCAGAGCAGGAACGTGCAGATCCCGGCCTCGCACAGCTGGCAGCCGTTGGACGTTTCCGGCAGCCAAAGGGCGCGGACCATCGCCGAAAGAAACACCAGCGCAGCCAGCATCTGCCAGACCATGGCAGTCGGTTCCACCCGGTGCCAGCTGGAGCTGTTCTCCATAAAGCGGCTCAGCACCCCCCAGTAGAACACCGCCGTGCCAAGCACCGCCGGGGTCATGCTCCGGCCGGGCAGAC contains:
- the gap gene encoding type I glyceraldehyde-3-phosphate dehydrogenase — protein: MAVRVAINGFGRIGRLAFRQMFDAEGYEVVAINDLTSPKMLAHLLKYDTAQGSFCGKIGEGKHTVEATEDSIIVDGKEIKIYAVKDAKDAPWGELNVDVVLECTGFYTSKEKSMAHIQAGAKKVVISAPAGNDLKTIVFSVNEKTLTAEDQVISAASCTTNCLAPMADTLNKTYPIVSGIMTTVHAYTGDQMILDGPQRKGDLRRARAGAQNIVPNSTGAAKAIGLVIPELNGKLIGSAQRVPVPTGSTTILVAVVKGKDVTKESINAAMKAATSESFGYNEDPIVSSDVIGMRYGSLFDATQTMVAKIDDDTYQVQVVSWYDNENSYTSQMVRTIKYFAENC
- a CDS encoding tyrosine-type recombinase/integrase; amino-acid sequence: MCLKDLRDEFLYDCECRHLAKGSLRNYRAATRFLVDFLELRRITELEEVKPHHIRDLMKEKQDMGSTPRYINDLLKVWRTWFNYLVTEGYLDERDNPAKKVKPLRQPKTIIDTFTVDEMRRMIRFYDGTDFLSVRNKTIIMLLFDTGMRCNEMILMEPEDIKPDYILVKHGKGSKERVVPKSPALSKQLMKYRTLRDAYLKEYPSRHKNLFLSKNGKPLTDEAVARMLKH